The genomic interval GCAGTCGATAATATCACAAATAATGATGTGCTATCACTGGTCAATTCGAATGTTCCCTCAAGAGATACCAACAACTTTATGGCAGAGAACTCAGTTGCAGCTGCTGAGATGTTCAGGAGTAGAACTAAAGATTCAAAGCCCACCAAGTCTGTCCGTTTATCCCAAGATGAAAAGAAAGTTGGGAAATCTCATGATGAAAAAAGGACAAGAGCTCGGAAATTGATTGAATTTCATGACATCAAGATTAGTCAGGTTAATATATTTCTGTATCTTGCATCTGGACATGTTTAGCAACTACTTCTATATAACATTACCTTCCGATTTGGTCACATTGTAGGTTGAACTTATTGTAACATACGAGGGATCAAGGCTTGCGATTAGTGACCTAAGGCTGCTGATGGATACTTTCCAGCGGGTAGAATTTACTGGTACATGGAGGAGATTATTCTCAAGAGTCAAAAAACATATCATCTGGAGTGTCTTGAAATCGATGGCTGGAATGCAGGCAAGTTTTCCAAGTGTTCCTTTGTCTTTAAATTGGTATAAAAGCTGTAATAGCATTGATCAGCTGCTGCAAATTGTGCACTCACATATGCATCACTTTCATGCTTGTTTTATTCTCAAAAGCAAGCTTAGCTTTCCATATGTTTTTGCAAATGAGATCTATTTTTTGAGTCTGCTCTGATTAGTAGCACAACCTTGTTCTGTACTGTCTTAATTTCTCTTGTGAATTTAGCTATTTCTCTTGGAATGAGTTCTGCATTTGAATTCCCGTGGCATACTGCCTTGGTTTTGTCTGCCTTCAACTATAATGTGCCCTGTTTATAACAAATTGCCAATTTGCCCCTCATTGTAAATGGCTCTGCTGGCTTTCAGGCTAGAGTTTAATCTCCTAGCATTTTGCTAATATTACTAAATACTGGCTAGCTTAATCATTttgctaaatttaatttaggaATATAATCATGGTGCGGCATGGAcccattatttttaaaaattctctGCGAGATAACCACTTActatgattatatatttatataatactgTACTTTTGCTCAACGGATAAAAATCTCTCTGGATAAGTGGATAGCACTAATATCCTCTAGTTTCTAAAGCTTATCcattttcacttttatttcatgTCATTGATTACTGATGGACTGTGCTCTAAGCAGGTTAAGAAGTTTAAGGCCCACAATCGGGAAACACATGACGGAATTGTTCCTGATCACGATCTTAATTTGAGCGACAGCGACGGTGACCATCATGGGAAGCCCGATCAGTTTCCTGTGTCATGGCTGAAGAGGCCGGGTGACGGTGCAGGGGATGGATTTGTCACATCAATCAGAGGGCTCTTCAACTCGCAACGACGGAAAGCGAAGGCATTTGTGCTACGAACTATGCGGGGAGATGGAGACAACGAATGCCATGACGAATGGAGTGACAGCGACGGCGAGTACCCTTTTGGCAGACAGCTTACAATTACCAAGAAGCTCTTACGGCGGCATACAAAAAAGCACCGTCACAGAGGGCAGAAGAACACAGGCCTGACGTTGCAAGACTCACTGCCATCTAGTCCACGGGAGACAACGCCATACCAAAGTGACTCAGACTCGTCATCTGAGTCACCTTACGAGGATTTCCATGAGTAGAGAGAAGCGATGAAGAGAGAGGCTAGATCTGATTCTTGCGACGGTATGTATGGCCATCAGCATCTGCAAGCAAATTGCTGTCGACGTGCGTTTTGGTGGATAACAAGTAACCATTTCATTACACAGGCAGGATGTTGGAATGGAAGCTTTAATAGTTGGTCGTTCCGACCCTGAAGTAGCAATTCAGGTGTTGTTGTCTTGGACTCGGCCTTGTATATAGTAGGGTGAGGAAATTGTATCGAGTGTGTAGCCAACAATCCCAATGTGGCCTGCAGAAAATCGTGATGTATTGTAGCTAGACATCATCTCGTAATTAGTTGCATGGCCGTTGTATAAGTTAAATGAGAGGTCCCTTCATTCGAACATGTTATTCCCAAGAAATCAAAATCCTACCCCCACAagggcaatttttttttcagttttcttcTCGACATGGTTAACACGTGTACAATAGCAGGTGATGATCTACAGTGATTGTTGCATCTAAATATCCGCAATTCTATTGGAGAACCAATGTTTTACATGTAAATAATTTGGCAATGGTGTAATGGGAACACGAGAATAGAAAAAAcggaaatgcagcgaaaaTAAGGGTTGGGCAATTGTCATGGATTGTATTTGTGAACGTACTTTGCGCCATGTGCGATCAAGATTCACATCGTTGTGTGCTGACATACACGTGCCTTAGCGATCAACACTTTGGGGGTGATGGTAAAAAgtctaaacgatatatttacaaataaaaaataattttataaataaaagttttatattttatatacgtattcttagcagCATAAAAGTTaaagttggaaaataaacttcagtgtaaaacctcaaaatcaacccaAAATAAGatcgaaaatttaaatttaggttataagcgtaagcagaaatgaaaaatagggtgattgtttagcatTTATAAGGTTGAAACCGTTGTTCTTTCCTTTCAGCTCATGCTCTGTGATATTCCTAGATTAAGTTTTTTAACGAGTTTATCACATAAATACATAATGGCTTACCGGTGACTCAACCATATGTAACTTTCATATTGATATAATGATGCTGTCTGTACCTCACAAGTGTCATTTTGGCTACCAATGCTTTAAAAAGGGtagattgtttagttttttatagaaaaagccaaacggtatttttgcaaataaaaaataatttataaatataacttttatagacatattcttaacaatttaaaagtcaacgtaaaaaaataaactccagcgaaaaaccctaaaatcaactagaCTAGTAACAAGGGTGGAGGGGATTGGTTGACTGTGTCTGGTGAGTAGTGTTAGAGgcgcaagaaaaaaatggtgacACCCTACACAAAAtcctcttttttaaaatttgggcAACCCTTTAAAGTTTGAGTTATGAAATGTTCAACTGTTAGAAAAATGTAGCTAAACTGGAAGCAAAACCAGATTATAGGGACAACAATGTGGAAAAAAACTTAGAACTGCGATAAAGCAAAATATGCGCATACTCTATGGTAAAATGGTTGCCCTATACACTTGAATGGTACCATATAtaacaaaggaaaaaattcTCCCATGAGCAAACCCTTCAGAAAATTGAAACAAATTATGCTATGCACCATAAAACATTGGAAAACCCAGACAATCGAAGTTTTGCATGCATTTGATGCCTCTATTTTGGGCAAACAAACAAGATACACATGTAATTATTCTATATATCAAAGgtatagtaattaataatgcTAGGATTTGATACAGGTTCACATTCATTTACAAACCGCAGAGGCATGTTAATTCACGGTCAAATAGATCGCTTAAAATATGCCTAAATCATCTCCCGTAGAAGACACCATACGAAGGTAGGCTGGCGAGTAAGAGGCTGCTTAAGGGAGGATCCAACTGGAAGTTGGAAGCGATCGATCACACTTTGTCATCATGAAACCACCACCTGGTCTCTTTCGGCGACCTCCCATTGCGGCAGTTCCTGACATAGCGATCATTATCTGCAGGACGTTGCTGCAACCAACATATAATATGGTCAGATGCCTGATCCTACATTTAAACAGGAGAGTTCGAGGCAGAGTATGAAACCTTAGCTGGCGAGCTTGATAACATTGACAAGATACTGATACAGACAGAACTAACGGTCATCGCAGGTGACCATGAATCATACAATATATCTGCAGACAAGTGAAACAACAGTAAGGTGGTATTCATGGATTGTTAGcatgttaataaaaatattgttgttaAACAGAAATTACAGGTGGAGAGAAGTTCCAGAACCCATACAAACAAAGTACAACCTCTAAGGAAAAAATTCAACTAGTCCATTTTTGTGCTGGTTAGTTTCAAATGATACAAAGCAAAATTTAAGTAGGCTTTTCAAACACTGtgtacaaagaaaaaatagaacagGAGCAAAGTACAACTCCAGtattagacaaaaaaaaaaaagaaacattcaAGGTACTTTGcaccaccaaatctcaggtttcTGCCATTTATCTTAGAAAGATATCTTGAACTCTTGATAACATGAGCCAATAAAAAGCTCAGAAGCATATGCATCACATCATCTTAAGCAACAAATTTAACCTATAGATCAGGTGGcatcaataaatattaatagaagaaaacaaacaaggcaaacCATCAAACCATAAAATTATGCAGAACATGTAGTAAGGGAATTAAATGCAGATTGTGTAGTAGATATTCGCCTACAAAATGCATGGTCTTTGCATAAAAGGAGACATTGCTCTAGtcatgtactacctccgtcccaaaatacaAGGGATTTTGGCTATGCATTTGCATTGCCTAAATCTCTTATAGCATGGAGCAGAGGTAGTATTGTATTAATGCGAACACACTTGTAGCGCAGTGGTAAAGTCAATAGTTGGGGGCAGCCGACCCAgactcacacacacacacaaaaaaaaatgccccCTTGCAGGCGATAGGAGAAGCATGCTCTCAATGTAAGGTTAAGTGCACCCAGTCGCACACGGTGTCCGCATGTTGttgttggggggggggggggggggggtattaataacaaaaaaagattatattaATGGTGGAAAGTGCAGGGACATGAAATGCATGACTGGAGTCACCAAATTTCATTTTGTGCTGAACTGGACAGATGAAGTAATGGACAAATCAAATAGCAGATCATTCCAAAACGTGACATTAGTAGGGAAAGAAAGAACAGCCTGACCGTTTGCAAAGTTCAGAAGACAACAATCAGTTTAGAAGGAAAGTGTATCATACTTACAGGACCGACAAGATTCTagcaaaaaaaaggagagggggggggggggggggggcatacATGAAGGCTTTTCAGAGAACGGGTGAACCAGTGGACCATAACTGGGCAGCACTGTCAGTGATGGCAAATGTGGCCTATTCAAGGCATGAGAACTAGCTATAAGGCCCATGCTATAAATTGTGGTAAGAAGAAAGCAGGGAGGGGGATCAAACACTGGTAGACAAACTGCAGCAGCCCTTCAGCAATCCAGCTAGCAAATTACTTGTATTACATATAGAACATACATTGCATGTATTGCCTTTCGCAAGCCATGGTTGGGCAGTCCTAACCGGTTGGACCGGTGAACCAAGAGCTATGCTGGATTGCCCTTTGGTCCGAGATTTTGTATTGTTGGTAAGATAGGTGACAAATATGAGCATCTTGGCAGTCAAGATTTTCAAAATTAGTGTAAGATTATGATAAGTTCATAGGGTGTATTTCcttcatatacatatacagtAATcttcatatacatatataataaggCAGTAATATAAGTATCTGCTTGTCTAATACTTTATCAACAGCACCAAAGGTCTCATTGTTTAACAAGCCAACATCAAAGTAATAGTTGACCAGTGAGACTGCTAATATCATGGGAAAAAATCTCTTGAAAAGGATGGCATAAAAGGAAACTGGCTAGTTAGATTCTGAATACTTAGCAACCTACACTGGATCGAACATTTCACAGATCAGATATCTGTGAAAAGTGTAAACTACCATACTGCTGATATAAGATTCCTTTATTTATCATGAAAATGTTGGCATATCCCACCATTCAGATATGCACAACAATATCATCTAATGAGTAATGACTGAGGGATTTGGCCGGCAGCATGCATGGGTTACATAGTAACTTCATGTGTTACATAGTATCTTGTTAAAATTGTTGACTACAAAGACATCTTATTTCACAGGTTTGCTAAGTTGGGAGAATTTATTGAATGGTTCTTCTGTTAAGACAGCCGATGCATCTCAAGTTTCCCCTTATCATAAGTTATTCTACAATCCAGTGTAAAGTTTGTAACCATCAATTTCAATGCATCAAGGAATTAACATAGAAGTACATAGTACGCATCAACCAACTAGTGGTTGAATTCCCACATGAACCAATAGGAGCATGCAACCATTTTACCTAAGCAGATATGCCCATTGCTGTAAATGTGCGGATGCATTGGTGCCGGATGCAGAAATATGACCTGCACAAAAACAACTCAATAAAACTCGATGCGTGCAGGTATAACCAAGCTAAACTGAGCgaaacaaaaagaagaaagtgaGAAATCCCACCTGGGGAGCTTCCATGGGGTAATGCTCAGGGAAGTCCACCTGCAATTGGTATGTCTCGCCGGCATACAGCGTGCCCGCGGCCCCAGCGACCTCGATGacccacctttttttttcatttcggGATAATCCATATCATAATTTTTGATGCGTTTCATATAGGTAAAAATGATAAAGGAAAAAGCaccaaagttgaaaaataataacttGAAATACAAGAACACTAGACTGAGCATATATATTTCACAAGGCTATAAAATCTTGCAATTTTACCAAGATCTTGGGTCAGACAGCACTAGAAAAGGTTGCAATTTCATCGAGCCAAAAAGAAACCCACGGTTTCTTAGAGaaagagtgaaaaaaaaaaagagcaaaagaATCGCCAAAAGCAGAATCTCTAAGAAACCGCGTGGGGGGTTGGATTGCTCGCTGCGCGGGCGAGGGAGGAAGCAAGGCAGGTAGAGGTGGTCACCTCTGGAGGTTGTCGGTGACCTTGTGCTTGAAGCCGGCGGGGGGGTTGACCTGCCACTCCGCGAGCTCCTTCTGCAGCCGGTTGCATGCGATCTTGCTCAGCACCTGCGCGCGCGCAAAAAAACAGCTAAGAGAGCACTCGAAAAACCAcctaaagaaaagaagagagaagaaaaggctGCGCCGAATCgggcgggcggggcggggcggcgcggcggcggcggggggggggggggggtggggggatcGGGAGGGGGATTAGGGTCGGCGGggagggttagggtttggcACCTTgcgggaaggggaggaggagctcgtcATGgcgtggggggggggggggggggggggcggcgCTTGGGTGGGTTCTCGTGGATGGCGGCGACCAGAGAggcagagaggagaggaaaggtAGGGGGCGAGGGAGGGGGCAGCAGTTGGTATCCGGGACGGCGAAGAGAGCCGAAGAAGGCCGACCGGGCGAAAGCTAGAGCACTCGCCCTCGCTCGTCCGGGGATttttgttaactttttaatattttattattattattatttattaaaaaatggtcCTATAAGTTATTTCTAAATCTACATATTTGGTATATATCATCCGTCCTaacataacattatttttattctatttaataTGGTAGCAAAATACTACTGATAcaccatattttattatcattgcattatttttagccACATCGGCTGGACAGATATAACATGGTTAAACATAATGGATGCTGGTGATGGATGGTGGATTCGCCACTTGTCACTGCCATTGAAGTTCTAAATAATATGGAGTTTTAGTATTAATAGTAATATACATGTGGGATATGACAAGTTGGTCCCATATGATTGAGTTATTGGCTATAGTTTGGATGGATTCTGCTCTGATGTGTGTGAATTGGGTATAAAATACTAAATCTAATTGGCTTTCTCCTATAAGATAATAGTTGCACACATACGCAAGATTTATACACATAGTAAAAGAAGAGGCATGactctatttttatagtagCACCCCGGTGACATGTTTGTTGGTCGCAATAGTTCAAACCCATACCCTCGAGATTGGCTTGAAGGGGTGGATCCAAGATGAGCTAGGcgagaagaggggtgtacatATGACAAGCCTATAAAGAGGTGGATAAGATGAATTGATAAATATTAAGTCATATAATTGGTACACACAATATTTAAACATACGGTGGATATACACATGGTGAGAAAAGGAGATGGGATGACGAATGACTCTATATTTTAGTAGTAGCAATACTAGTGacacaaatattatatgtgcTTTTATCTTAAATGTGAACTTTATAACAACGCGAGACAGAAACAaccatatatgaatttagcaAAGAAATAAGATACCAGGTAACGATGTTTTGAAGATTAATTATGATGGCTCTTTTGATGGTAAATACTAGCATTCGGGTTGGGACAAGTTCATTGTGACATTGCGGCTGTGTTTTTTTCGTGttgtttttatagctatttaatgacaTAATctatgaaattaactactaaacACTTGAAATTTATTCTAGAGATACGAGGTTATGAAATTATTTGctgcaaaaaaatacattgctTAATAGTTTGAGAAGCATGCATGTAAAAATCAAGATTGGAATAATCTCGGTAAAATGGATGCGTTCTTTTGAAGATTTTtatgaaagattatttgaattttatagcaatttaatgttataaaaGATAGAATTAGCTACTGCCACactaaaaatctattttagaaagataaGGTGAtgaactttcatataaaaaccttttacaaaaaattgcataatttaataattcagGAAACGTGAGCATAAAAGTGAAggaaaaatttgagaaaaaatatcttggGTAAAGATCGCAGCCATTATTCCATTAACACAGCCTGCATGCTCCATGCTTTCTATGGTGAGAGTGAGATTATATAGTACACTGGTTACTGGTATGCTTCAAcaagatatttatttatttaacgtGTTATTTTGGAACCGGACCCATCCATTGTTATTCAAATAATTCAATGTTTGGTAGAAGCGATATAGACGATTAGTGTAATTATTAAAAGCACAAAGAAATTTATCATGTTTTAAGTTAGCATTGAAAAGTCTATAATGTAACAGAGTTTTATCAGTATGCTCTTAGTCGTCATACAAGCAAATTAGTTATTATAAAAGAGAAAGATGAAAGAGAAATATTGGTGGTACACATGCTAATGATAATGGcactcttagattttttttttcttttttgctttttataagcataagcggtATAAGCTATTAacgaataaaaaatacttatgtgtaaaacttttttatatatttgttttaagtGATATAGAAGTAAAGTCTAAAAAGTAAACAACgaaaattccaaaataaactctaaatttaaattgtaaaatttaaatcttggttTATAAGGataagcataaatgaaaatattgtgACTCATTTTATTGAAGGAAATTTTGTTAGaggtagataaaaaaatcttttagtgtattaatagttatatacatCGTTATCTCAAATATACATCGTGTACCTGTCCTGACTCAAGGTGATATGTATTGATTAAAAGAGTCTACCTTTATACTTACTCTTAGAGACTCATCCTTTATACGTGCCCTGAGTCTAGCTGatatgtatttgttttctcaagaaaaaatgaaatgatatatttgtaaataaaaaataatttatagattaaacttttatatatatgtttttatcaatctaaaagcaaaactgaaaatacaatatgataaaaagaatctcaaaatcatctctaaattaattaaaaaaataaatattagcttatagacataagtaaaagtgaaaaacGAGACACTTAGCTTCTTTCGCTACATTCTGAGAAGCAGTGAGAAACTATCTTTACTTGTcacaaacatgtatataagcTAAATTCATCATGGTGGCTGAATAATATCCCCAATTCTGTGGTTGTTTTGGTGTGATATTTTAACAATGGATGAATGGGATCTCAATATCATtcccatttttttattaaaaaaaagagggaaagaAAACGGCCGAAAGTTTTGCATTTGCCCCCCTGAAGTTGGTGCTAATTacctagcttttttttttgccacagGCTGTGTTAATGCTCTGCAGCTGCATCCTCCCTCCAGCGAGCTACAacctacggcggcggcggcgacgacgactcgGGCgcccggggcggcggcgcaggccaTCCTCTAGCCTCCCtacctccccctcctcctcctcgtacCGGTCGCCTAGCGTTTGGAGGTGGCAGCTCGGGGAtccagggcggcggcggcgcccccgcTCCTCCGCGTGAACCAggcttccttccttccttccttcctccgaCTCGGGGCCGGCGTAAGGAGTGGGGGGTCCGCATCGGCGGCTTCGCTCCAGCAACCGATCCGGGCAGAGCAGCGGCCCGTCGGCTCCTCGTGCGATTAGGGCGCGGCCGAACCCTcgctgcgtcaccgcctcccctGTTCCAGTGCGTGCTCCCTGTGCTGCTGCCGATGTAtccaactagctagctagtgtttCTGATTTCTTGGTAAGTACTCCGTAGCGAGCACAGGCATCGGCTGTTGTTAGGAAATCCGTATTTCTGTTCTTCTTTCTATTGAGTTCGTGTACATGCTTGTTACTGGATTAGTTTAGGATCTTGCTTGCTGTTTTTACCTAGTACTAATGCAGTAGACCAGGCATAGGTTGCTGGTCCCTTGCGTGCTGCTCTGTTGAGTGATCCGACAAAGTAAGCAGTCCGGTGCACTCcatctcaagcctccccactacaATCTAATGTAGGATGAAAGTTACAGATCAGAtaacatttctttttttgttgttatttaaTCTATCGCATTGATTTGTAAACATCCATGTGAACTTTGGTTTAAGAACTCAAGATTCATGTAAAGTTGGCCGGTTGGCCTGTTCAGGATATTGTTgcaaattttcatatgaagTTTGATCAAAGCTATATGGTATTACTGTAAGGGGTTCTGTAAGGATGGGAACAGTGTCCGGCCTGTTGAGCCGTTTTGTTGGAATGTGCAGGGAGGAGGTTTAAAATGGCTCAACCTTCTGTTATCCTAGCAACTGCAAGTTATGAACacacaataaaattttgggaaGCTAAGAGTGGTCGCTGTTACCGTACTCTACAATACGCAGACTCGGTGAGTATTGCCACATGATTCTCTTG from Oryza brachyantha chromosome 3, ObraRS2, whole genome shotgun sequence carries:
- the LOC102718820 gene encoding probable ubiquitin-conjugating enzyme E2 18, encoding MTSSSSPSRKVLSKIACNRLQKELAEWQVNPPAGFKHKVTDNLQRWVIEVAGAAGTLYAGETYQLQVDFPEHYPMEAPQVIFLHPAPMHPHIYSNGHICLDILYDSWSPAMTVSSVCISILSMLSSSPAKQRPADNDRYVRNCRNGRSPKETRWWFHDDKV